A stretch of the Dioscorea cayenensis subsp. rotundata cultivar TDr96_F1 chromosome 4, TDr96_F1_v2_PseudoChromosome.rev07_lg8_w22 25.fasta, whole genome shotgun sequence genome encodes the following:
- the LOC120258275 gene encoding UDP-glucuronate 4-epimerase 6-like, with protein MASPPDTSKTTKLERYNSYLRRINTARLLTLSSQLLFRTTILAALLLILLFTLHHPPLSSFSFSSSPPHSHRSLLSSSSSSSTSSSLSSHSFQRQVLHSATPRNPTGLSVLVTGAAGFVGSHCSLALKKRGDGVLGLDNFNSYYDPSLKRSRQSLLSKHSIFIVDGDINDSSLLKTLFDLTPFTHILHLAAQAGVRYAMRNPQSYISSNIAGFVSLLEVAAKSADPQPSIVWASSSSVYGLNVENPFSELHRTDRPASLYAATKKAGEEIAHTYNHIYGLSITGLRFFTVYGPWGRPDMAYFFFTKSILSGKPITVFKTQDGAGEVARDFTYIDDVVKGCLGALDTAEKSTGSGGKKKGQAQLRIYNLGNTSPVPVGKLVGILEGLLGVKAKKNVVKMPSNGDVPYTHANVSLAEHDFGYRPTTDLAAGLRKFVKWYVQYYGIKNKVHGGVGGGIDVSEVASV; from the coding sequence ATGGCTTCTCCACCAGACACAAGCAAAACAACCAAACTAGAACGCTACAACAGCTATCTCCGCCGCATCAACACTGCTCGTCTTCTCACTCTCTCCTCCCAACTCCTTTTCCGCACCACTATCTTAGCTGCTCTTcttctcatcctcctcttcacTCTCCACCACCCTcctctctcctccttctccttctcctcttctcctcctcatTCTCACCGTTctctcctctcctcctcctcctcctcctccacctctTCCTCTCTTTCCTCCCATTCATTCCAACGCCAAGTCCTCCACTCCGCCACTCCTCGCAACCCCACCGGCCTATCCGTCCTCGTCACCGGCGCCGCCGGCTTCGTCGGCTCCCACTGTTCCCTCGCCTTAAAAAAACGCGGCGACGGCGTTCTCGGTCTCGACAACTTCAACTCTTACTACGACCCATCTCTCAAACGCTCCCGCCAATCTCTCCTCTCCAAACACTCCATCTTCATCGTCGACGGCGACATCAACGACTCCTCTCTCCTCAAAACCCTCTTCGACCTCACTCCATTCACTCACATCCTCCATCTCGCCGCCCAAGCCGGCGTTCGCTACGCCATGCGCAACCCTCAGTCCTACATCTCCTCCAACATCGCCGGCTTCGTTTCTCTTCTCGAAGTCGCCGCTAAGTCCGCTGACCCTCAACCTTCCATTGTTTGGgcttcttcttcctctgttTACGGTCTCAACGTTGAAAACCCCTTCTCTGAACTCCACCGCACTGATCGTCCTGCTTCTCTCTACGCCGCCACCAAAAAAGCCGGCGAGGAAATTGCCCACACTTACAACCATATCTACGGTCTCTCCATCACCGGCCTTCGTTTCTTCACCGTTTATGGTCCTTGGGGTCGTCCTGACATGGCTTACTTCTTCTTCACTAAATCCATCCTCTCCGGTAAACCCATCACCGTTTTCAAAACACAGGACGGCGCCGGCGAGGTTGCTCGTGATTTCACCTACATCGATGACGTCGTAAAAGGATGTCTTGGCGCGCTTGACACGGCGGAGAAGAGCACTGGGAGTGGTGGAAAGAAGAAAGGACAAGCTCAACTGAGGATCTACAACCTCGGAAACACCTCGCCGGTGCCGGTGGGGAAGTTGGTCGGAATACTTGAAGGGTTACTGGGAGTGAAAGCGAAAAAGAATGTGGTGAAGATGCCGAGCAATGGTGATGTTCCATATACCCATGCGAATGTGAGCTTGGCCGAGCATGACTTTGGTTACCGGCCGACCACCGACCTCGCCGCCGGCCTGAGAAAGTTCGTCAAGTGGTACGTCCAGTATTATGGGATCAAGAACAAGGTTCATGGTGGTGTCGGTGGTGGTATAGATGTTAGTGAGGTTGCATCGGTTTAG